From the genome of Phaenicophaeus curvirostris isolate KB17595 chromosome 6, BPBGC_Pcur_1.0, whole genome shotgun sequence, one region includes:
- the EVX1 gene encoding homeobox even-skipped homolog protein 1 produces the protein METRKEMVMFLEGTQLGALVGKRVPNLSEAVGSPAPEPQEKMIHRNCLSPRPGPLSSRERGGGGGGEDEEEVEVLPGTGTVPESRSAAASLLSAGQQPPAPEPPSSKGQQSSSDTESDFYEEIEVSCTPDCATGSAEYQHSKGPCSEALAGSPGAGGDHAKGSGGSGGSQGSLACSASDQMRRYRTAFTREQIARLEKEFYRENYVSRPRRCELAAALNLPETTIKVWFQNRRMKDKRQRLAMTWPHPADPAFYTYMMSHAAATGNLPYPFPSHLPLPYYSHMGIGATSATAATPFSSPLRPLDTFRVLSHPYPRPELLCAFRHPSLYPAPTHGLSSAGGNPCSCLACHSGQSNGLAQRPSGSDFTCSATTRTDSFLTFTPSVLSKAASVSMDQREEVPLTR, from the exons ATGGAAACCAGGAAGGAGATGGTGATGTTTCTGGAAGGGACACAACTTGGCGCTCTAGTTGGCAAGAGGGTGCCTAATTTGTCCGAAGCGGTGGGGAGCCCCGCTCCGGAACCGCAGGAGAAGATGATCCATCGGAACTGCCTCAGCCCCAGACCTGGCCCCTTGTCGTCccgggagagaggaggaggaggaggaggagaagacgaagaggaggtggaggtgcTGCCAGGGACAGGGACGGTGCCGGAGAGCCGCTCGGCGGCGGCATCGCTGCTTTCGGCCGGCCAGCAGCCCCCCGCCCCGGAGCCCCCCTCCAGCAAagggcagcagagcagctcGGACACCGAGTCGGATTTCTATGAGGAAATCGAGGTGAGCTGCACCCCGGACTGCGCCACGGGGAGCGCCGAGTACCAGCACAGCAAAG GGCCGTGCTCCGAGGCGCTGGCCGGCAGCCCCGGGGCTGGAGGGGATCACGCCAAGGGCAGCGGAGGCAGCGGCGGCTCCCAGGGCTCCCTGGCCTGCAGCGCCAGCGACCAGATGCGCCGCTACCGCACCGCCTTCACCCGCGAGCAGATCGCCCGCCTCGAGAAGGAGTTTTACCGGGAGAACTACGTGTCCAGGCCCCGGAGATGTGAGCTGGCGGCTGCTCTAAACCTGCCAGAAACCACCATCAAG GTTTGGTTCCAGAACCGCAGGATGAAGGACAAGCGGCAGCGCCTGGCCATGACCTGGCCCCACCCGGCCGACCCGGCGTTTTACACCTACATGATGAGCCACGCGGCGGCCACCGGGAACCTGCCCTACCCGTTCCCGTCCCACCTGCCCCTGCCCTACTATTCCCACATGGGCATCGGAGCCACGTCGGCCACCGCCGCCACCCCCTTCAGCAGCCCCCTGAGGCCCCTGGACACCTTCAGGGTCCTCTCCCACCCTTATCCGAGACCAGAACTGCTGTGCGCCTTCAGGCATCCCTCTCTCTACCCTGCCCCGACCCATGGACTCAGCAGCGCCGGGGGCAacccctgctcctgcctggctTGCCACAGCGGCCAGTCCAACGGGCTGGCCCAGAGACCCTCCGGATCAGACTTTACCTGTTCGGCCACGACCAGGACTGACTCTTTCCTCACTTTCACGCCCTCTGTGCTGAGTAAAGCCGCCTCAGTTTCCATGGACCAGCGAGAAGAGGTACCTTTAACGAGATAA